The Setaria viridis chromosome 2, Setaria_viridis_v4.0, whole genome shotgun sequence DNA window TTTGGACCTGTCATTGTTCGGTAGTGTGAATGACACTGCTCGTTCACTCGTTTCCCCGCTACGCGGATCAACGCGCAGGCATCGCCAGAACATGATAAAGGTCTTCAGTTCGGTTTTGCGGTTTCAGCGGAGAAACAGACTGGAGCAATACTGCCCATAGTTCTCAAGCCTGATGTGCAGTTATATTTCCACCAATGCATGGTACCGAAGAAATGGAGAAAGAGTGAAGCAATCTGTatgtgttgcaacttgcaagcaaTGCTTCTGGTGACAGGTCACATGAGAGCATCATCCTGCAGCAGGGGTCCAATCCCAAACATTATTTTCTGTCCAGGAAGAACGAAGTCTGCAACACTTTGGAGGAGCACACAGACTGATGGCCGAGCGCTTCTCGCCTTTTCCTTGTCGAAACCGCCCCCGATTTCGACGCCCGAACCGAGGGTTCCATGTGTTCCGGAAAGCCATTGGCTTCAAACATAAGGTTTGTGCCGGACGCTTGCTTGCCGTTGGCAAGTGTATTGCTTCTAGCGTAGGTGTTTCTCATCGTAGAAGAAACCATAACCTCTCGACAGAAAGCTCGGCGCTGTACCGAAGCTACTCGTAATTAAGTTGGACTTGGAGTGCACAGTTTCTCAGGAAATGAAACTGGTGGATTCACAAGCGCCAAGGGCTAACCAATCCTCAGCGAAAAGGGATGGATTCAAGTTTCATGCTTATCTCATGGAAGATATGGTAGGAGCGTAATGATCGCGTCTTCGACAGAGGAGCCCCAAAGACGCCGGCGGTCCTACTGCAAGACGTTCCTGCTGAAGCAGCGTCATGGTCACAGGCAGGAGCAAGGCACCTAGTCAGTTTAGGATGGCCGCTACCGGTTGGTGTGCAGCAGCATATCTAATCAGCGTTTGGcgtcttttcttttcttttctttctctcagTTGCTGGTTTCCTATGTAATCGTCCCTAACTCTCCAAACCGTGTGGGTGCGTCCAATAAAACCCGCGTtataacaactttgttaatttttTCTAAATCGAAAGATACGCAGCTTTCCTGCGTATTCAGAAAAAAAGAGTGCACAGTTTGCTCATGTCCATCACCACCAATGCGCTGTATGGCATTGGCACAACTGATTCAGAACGGTGTCTGAAAGTGACACATAATAAAATCAGCGAACCGCATTTCAAACTGTGACCTGTTCAAGGTCAAGGGCATGGCTGGCAAGCAGcagccggcagcggcaggggaGTCTGAGAAGATACTTAggggagaagaacaaggcaCAAGAAAACAACCCGGCAGGTCATCTCTTAAGATGGAATCGATCATGCAGTATCTGGATGATCCGATAGACTCAGAGGAGAGCAACGGCGTAACTTCTGCAGGGAGCCAAGGTGTTGGCCCGTCGCATCTCGTTCTGATGAGCAGTTACCGTCGCCGATCGTCTTCGACGGAAAGCTAACAGAACTGCAGAGACCGGGGCTTTCACAGGCCTTCGGAAAGCAAAGGGCCTGCACTGAAAGGATCCTTTACGGGGAATTGACGATCACACAAGCAAGAGATCTGAAGAATATCAGTTGCCTAAAAGATATAGGCAGACAGCGACTCGACTCGAGTGATGATGATGGAACAGACTATGAGGCTGCTTGGTTCCTGGCCTCCACTGGCCACGCCACGCACGCCCGCGCCAAAGCCTGTGGCGGGGCGCCACAGCCGGCGGGCGCAAATGCTATTCACTGTGCTGCGGGTACCGTAGCTGTGGCCAGCAATCAAGCACCCCCTACAAAACTGATCATAGTGGGCCGACCATTTGCAGGCCCAGTAGGGGCAGTTATTGATTTATTGGGCTTGTAGCATGAGCTAATGCGGGCCGGGCCTAATATGTTCAGGTCATAAATGGGTCTATACGGACCGAGGCCCCGAGTATGATGTCCTCCGTTTCGTAACCCTGCGCGCACGCACAAGCATAACCCGGAAAACCTATCCATCCTTCGGAGGGTAGGAAGGCATCTCCCAGTATTTAAGATTCGTGCCAAACTTAAATCTTAGCACCCTTCCCTCCTTCCCTTGTCTGCGCCACCGTCCCCGTGCAGGCCCCGCACCGCGCCCTCCCGCCATAGCTGcctcggcaccgccgccgcccggtgcgccacccctcccttccctgccgccgccgccggctgtcgGAGTTAGAGAAGGAAGTTGGATTCAACTTCTTTTTTTAAATGttggtgcaacttttttttccgaaaaatgttggattcaattttttttaaagaaatgttggttggttcaattttttttcgaaGGAATGTTGgtccaaatttttttaaaaaatattggtttaacttttttttaaatattatattttttatccaACCTATTTTAGTGGCCATCATCAAATGGGAGGGTTGGGGAAGAAAggtgtggaagaagaagaaaaaggttaAGATGGGCTTCGGTGGGCTGGAAGTTTATCTACCTTCCACGGGATAGATAGGAGCCCCCAGCataacctcgccgccgccgccgccgccatgagaGGCCCCAACCGCCGCCCCACGGGAGCCTCCGCCTCGACGTCTAGCAAGCGCGAACCGGAGGAAGACTTGCCCAGCGCATCCGAAGAGTCGGACGAGGACGAGGTACGCGGGGGATCTGCTCTTTTTCCTGCCTTGCCGGTGACCGCGCGAATCACGGAGAGCTTACCGGAGTTCGTTTGCGCCGCAGGAGGTCTCCTcgtcgtcggtgtcggagtcCGAGTCAGGGAGCGACGACGAGGATGTggcgcgggagcgggagctGGAGCGCGCGCTGGCCGACGTGCCCTTCGGAGAGCTGCAGCGCGCGAGGGCCGACGGGTCGCTCGCCTTGCGGACTGCCTCTGCGGCCAAAGCAGCCGCAGAGAAGAAGGCTCGCAGGGCTAGCAAGAAGAGGTTCGGCGATgcccagctgctgctgccttttCAGGGGTTCTGCTGTTCGTGGTGGCTGTTGGTACTGATGGGTTCGCGTGTGTTTTGAACAGGCCGATGGAGATAAGCACGAAAATGCGGCCACCGAAGCTCAGGGAGGTGATCCAGGTTCCCAAGAAGGTTAGTTGTGCTCTCAATTTAGTTCGATTTGTCACGTGTTGTGTTGAGATACTGTGTTTTTGTTTGATTAGATTATGTGTATTAGCAATTTGGAATGTGAGGTAGAGCGTAGTTGTGTTTTGGCAAGTTAATGAATTAGCCAGTCTCTCTGCCTGTTCTACCTGTGATATAATGGTTTCCTAAATCACCTGTTCGATTGGGCATGCCTTGCTGCTGCAGGATAGAGGTTTCTTAATGCCTTTACTTGTAAAATCCGGTTTGCTTCATCTTAAATGTTCTTCTGGCAGTTTCATTTTGAGAAGTGCAACCATGCTTTCTTAACCAATCCATTTTACTGTTCGGTTTATTTTATTAAATAATAAATGTTGTAATCGACACATTACTTAAGTAGAAACGGTCTATCACAAAACAGTGCGCTATATATATTTGACTTTTCCAACTTCCCCTAATGTGCTTAGccttcctttttttcttattgTAAATAAGTAATTATCTGGCTCAATCATGAAAGGTTATATTGTGCACTTTATCTTCGAAATCCATATCAATTTATGAAATTGCTCTTTTCCATAGGTTGTAAGGGATCCCAGATTTGAACCTATATATGGATCTGTTGACAAAGAAGGGTAAGAATTGAATGCACAGATGCAGTGTATTTTTCTACTGTCTCCACACACATTTAAAGCTTTTTTTATCTATCAGTTTCTGCTTTGCTGTTGTAGCTCGATATAACTTTAGAAGTTCTTGATTGTGTACTCAGTTTAAGGCTGTTATCATGTCTTATTTGCTTACAACTGAAATGGGTCAATTCAGACCACTAACCTATTTCACCTAGTTGATTACTTccatttcttttccttcccaTGGCATGATTCCTCAAGATTAGTATTCCTACATGGTCTTATTTGATTGCTCACTCTTGTACTGGCTGTAAGCTTGATGGTTTCTGCAACActtgctgattttgttggcatGCAGGTTCAGGAAAAGATACAATTTCTTATTTGATGAAGACTTTCCTGCTGAAAAACAGGTTTGTCCAGTGTTCATATTCAAATGCATTGATTTGAAGATGTTCAACAAAAATAATTTCATCATGCATTTTCTGGCATATGCAGAGACTTCAAGAAATGATTAAGAAATCGAAGGACCCAAATGCCATTGAAGAAATGAAGAGTCGTGTCACATGGATTGTACGTATTACTTCTTAACATGTTGGCTGTTGCTGTTGATATCCATGAAAAGTAGTATGTTTTGGAATTTCTATATTGATGCTTAATTTGTGATGATTGGTGAGATAAACTTCCTGACTGTCCTGATATTGACTATTTTGTAGGCTATAGCAAATTTTGGTTGACCTTTAACCCCCATTGGATTTCTGATATATGACTGAAGTCTCTTTTAGTAGTTCAACAATGATTCCAATTCAGTAGGCAAAGGCATTGTCAGCTATACTGCATGACTAAAAAGATGTATCTGCCATCTGTGAAAATGTTGACTAATTTATCCTGTTTATCTTTAAATTTATAACATGGTTATCATCATTTGCTGTCGCTTCATAAACTGGAAATGGTTCATGCAAGTTTTCATTTGAATGGAGTCAGGATAAGATGATGTTGGCTATTAGGCCTCATCAGAAACTATCTGCAGCCATCCAATAACAAATTACCAAGTTGTATTCATACATAGAGTTGACAATGAGAAGACTTTTTTGGCTGGTTACTTCCTTAATTTTGAACTTTGTCCATTTTATGTTTGTGCGAGCAATGGGATCAGCTTGCTTCAGATAACATGTGCTTTAGTTGATTCTTCAAATGGAAATGTCTACAGGATAAGCAGTTGAAGTCGCATCCTCGAAAGAATGTTGAATCAGAGATCCTGCGCGAACATATTAAGAAAGAGAGGGAAGCAGCAAAGGCCGGAAAGCGACCATACTATCTTAAGAGATGTCTGTCTTCAATCCTATTCCCTCCTTACTTTGCTCACTGTCCCTCTATATGCGAGTCTGAGAGTTACTTTCGTTTTTCTTAACCAGCTGAACTTCGCGAAAGGAAGTTGATTAATAAGTACGAGGAGCTCAAGGTAAAACTTACAAGGTTTACTGGCAGTTTTTTCCCCCAACTTCAGGGCGTTTGCCTCATTCTTCAAAATTGTGTTCATCATTCACAGGAGGCAGGAAAACTTGATGCCTTCATGGAGAAGCGGCGAAGGAAGAATGCTTCTAAAGATCACCGGTACATGCCATACCGAAGGAATGGGGACAATGCATGATGATGTCTCGTGGCGAAAGGGTGATGCTAGGATGGTCTTTTTAATGCTCAATGAGGAGTCAGTGTTCACTGGTACTTTGTTACCCTAGTCCACAATTTACATTGAGCTGTGAGTTGGTAATAGTAACAGATTTTGCTAAATCAAATTATGGATATAATATTTTGTTTGTGCAATACTTTTGTTTCAATCGCtttgtacctttttttttttttgcaaatcaaTCGCTCTGTATTTTCCTGCAAACCAATAAAAAAAAGGCCTTAGGAGCGCTCAGTTATTCCCGaattgagcaagggtggagctcCAGAAGCACGTTTGCAATTTGCGGGCATGCTCCGGCTCTCGTCCGCTGGTGAGGCAACAGGCAGGTCGACATGATGATCGACACTTTCGAGTTCGACACACCGTCACAAGTTACGGCTGAGAACTCAATATTGATCTAGGTGCATCCACCACATGACAAAAAAAGCCTGTGCACACAATATTGAactcaaaatttggaaattttggTTCGACAAAAAAGCCTGTGTACACAAGGGCAAGGTGCACAGCAGAATACACCAGATATACATTTCAAAGTTCAAAAGGGTACAATTTACATATGTGTAGCATGAGGGACAAGAGGAACCAAAAATCACCTGCCCCTTCAGTTACATTACAGGACTGGAAAATTTTGTGTAAATGCAACCACACTTCTGTATAAAGAACAAAAACTATGGAGCATATGCATATCTCTAAGTGTATCAATACCACTCGTTTGACAGATCTACACAAAATGCCGAGGTGCTTTTTGCTGCGTGAGGTACTGCGGTTTCACCACCACTGAATCCACGCAGAGGCCTCCTTTCGTGTGCGTGCAGTCAATTTGAATCATCGCAAACCGGATGTTTGTCGGTTTGTTCGAGTCCTTCACAACAAAGTCCCCAACATGGTGATTGATCCAGACACCCGGATCAGTAAAATAGCACTTGGATTGAGCTTGCTGTCCATCGGAAGTTGACATTTGGAAGCGCACTGGCTTTATGTCCCAGCCATGGATGTGCTCTGAGCTATAAACCCGTCTTCCAAGCCGCTTGAATGGTCGGCCTAGATGAACACGGTAGAAAAGGCTATAAGTACCTTCTGGGAAGCAGAATTCAACCTCCCCTCTGACTTCGAACCACCAAATTTGTGAGAGATAAGCAACCGTGTGAAATCTGCAAGGAAAGCCACAAATTCATGACTTCTCTTATTTATAACAgtttgaaagttgaaacagtGGCTATATATATTCATGTGACCGAAGAGGTTAGTAAAATAAGCTAACTAGGTTGGCACTAGTATGTTCAATTAAATCACACAAAAAGCACAATTCAATGATAATGTGTCTGGGAACAGGTAATTATGTCTTTACTGTGCAAACATTGTAGGACTTAATACAGACACAGGAAACAGAACATTCCATCTTTCAAGCAAACTTAAGGTGTGATTTTAAACCCTAAGGT harbors:
- the LOC117844819 gene encoding uncharacterized protein, producing the protein MRGPNRRPTGASASTSSKREPEEDLPSASEESDEDEEVSSSSVSESESGSDDEDVARERELERALADVPFGELQRARADGSLALRTASAAKAAAEKKARRASKKRPMEISTKMRPPKLREVIQVPKKVVRDPRFEPIYGSVDKEGFRKRYNFLFDEDFPAEKQRLQEMIKKSKDPNAIEEMKSRVTWIDKQLKSHPRKNVESEILREHIKKEREAAKAGKRPYYLKRSELRERKLINKYEELKEAGKLDAFMEKRRRKNASKDHRYMPYRRNGDNA